In Flavobacterium endoglycinae, one DNA window encodes the following:
- the fahA gene encoding fumarylacetoacetase: MPITANDTSRKSWLEVPQNSDFPIQNIPFGVFLTKENVVTVGTRIGDYAIDLGALQQLNYFEGIELTDDMFMQDTLNDFISDGKKTWRLVRNRIAEIFDENNPQLRDTTKHRDIVIFKIEDVEMQLPVLIGDYTDFYSSKEHATNVGKMFRDPENALLPNWLHIPVGYHGRSSTIVPSGIPVHRPMGQTLPAGHDTPVFGASRLVDFELETAFITTDVNVMGENIPTYEAEDYIFGMVLLNDWSARDIQKWEYVPLGPFLAKNFATSISPWIVTMDALEPFRTKGPKQDPSPLPYLQTKGKKAFDIHLEVSLKPENQDEETVISRSNFKYLYWSMSQQLAHHTSNGCRVNSGDMMGSGTISGPTPDSFGSMLELTWGGKNPITLKDGSERKFIEDNDTVIIRGFCENAEVRIGFGEVSSQLLPPFIRQ; the protein is encoded by the coding sequence ATGCCAATAACCGCCAACGATACCAGTAGAAAATCATGGTTAGAAGTACCTCAAAATAGTGACTTCCCTATTCAAAATATTCCTTTCGGTGTATTTCTTACCAAAGAAAATGTCGTGACTGTAGGAACGAGAATTGGCGATTATGCTATAGATTTAGGGGCTTTACAGCAATTAAACTATTTTGAAGGAATCGAATTAACCGATGATATGTTTATGCAGGATACGCTGAATGATTTTATTTCTGACGGAAAAAAAACATGGCGTTTGGTTCGAAATCGTATCGCTGAGATTTTTGATGAGAACAATCCGCAGTTAAGAGATACAACAAAACACCGAGATATTGTGATATTTAAAATTGAAGATGTAGAAATGCAGCTTCCAGTTTTAATTGGTGATTATACGGACTTTTATTCTAGTAAAGAACACGCTACAAACGTAGGTAAAATGTTCCGCGATCCAGAAAATGCTTTATTGCCAAACTGGCTGCACATTCCGGTTGGATATCACGGAAGAAGTTCTACAATTGTGCCATCTGGAATTCCGGTTCACAGACCTATGGGACAAACTTTGCCTGCTGGACATGACACACCTGTTTTTGGTGCTTCACGTTTAGTAGATTTCGAATTGGAAACTGCTTTTATTACAACCGACGTAAATGTAATGGGAGAAAATATCCCAACTTACGAAGCTGAAGATTATATTTTCGGAATGGTTTTGTTAAATGACTGGAGCGCGCGTGATATTCAAAAATGGGAATATGTGCCTCTTGGTCCATTCTTAGCTAAAAACTTTGCCACTTCAATTTCTCCTTGGATCGTAACTATGGATGCTCTAGAGCCTTTTAGAACAAAAGGACCTAAACAGGATCCATCCCCACTGCCTTATTTACAGACAAAAGGAAAGAAAGCTTTTGATATTCACTTAGAAGTTTCATTAAAACCGGAAAATCAAGATGAAGAAACTGTGATTTCACGATCCAACTTCAAATACTTATATTGGTCAATGAGCCAGCAATTGGCACATCATACTTCAAATGGATGCCGTGTGAATTCTGGTGATATGATGGGATCAGGAACTATTTCAGGACCGACTCCAGATAGCTTTGGTTCTATGCTGGAATTAACGTGGGGCGGAAAAAATCCTATTACGTTAAAAGATGGAAGTGAACGTAAATTTATTGAAGATAACGACACTGTTATAATTCGCGGTTTCTGCGA